A section of the Subtercola frigoramans genome encodes:
- a CDS encoding TetR/AcrR family transcriptional regulator, producing the protein MMIPTPESSPREVIGLTATGPGSRGPYAKGQARRHRIIAAAFKAFGTVGYRNASMQQIADDCGVTRAGLLHHFPTKESLLEAVLDEREYLADQMFYKDGPPELEDGVEYFRRLLQVIEHNSRNPGIVSLFAVLSTEATDPAHPANAYFKARYERALSRVRDAITNLAERDLIREGIDPRGIEIDIIALADGLQVQWLLDPSTVDMPQRLRAFLQAIVTVQIP; encoded by the coding sequence ATGATGATTCCCACACCAGAGTCGTCGCCGCGTGAAGTGATCGGGCTGACGGCCACCGGCCCGGGGTCGCGTGGCCCGTACGCCAAGGGTCAAGCGCGGCGCCACCGGATCATCGCCGCCGCGTTCAAGGCGTTCGGCACAGTCGGATACAGGAACGCCAGTATGCAACAGATCGCCGACGACTGCGGCGTCACGCGGGCAGGACTGCTGCACCACTTCCCCACGAAGGAATCCCTCCTGGAGGCTGTGCTCGATGAACGTGAATACCTCGCCGACCAGATGTTCTACAAAGATGGGCCGCCCGAGTTGGAAGACGGCGTGGAATACTTTCGCCGCCTTCTCCAGGTCATCGAACACAACTCACGCAATCCCGGCATCGTGAGTCTGTTCGCCGTCCTGTCTACCGAAGCCACCGACCCCGCTCATCCCGCAAACGCCTACTTCAAAGCGCGCTACGAACGAGCTCTTTCGCGCGTTCGCGACGCGATAACGAATCTCGCCGAACGTGACCTTATTCGTGAGGGCATCGACCCCCGGGGGATCGAGATCGACATCATCGCGCTGGCCGACGGGCTTCAGGTCCAGTGGCTCCTGGATCCGTCTACCGTCGATATGCCCCAGCGGCTGCGGGCGTTCCTGCAGGCCATCGTCACCGTACAGATTCCGTGA